The following proteins are co-located in the Vigna unguiculata cultivar IT97K-499-35 chromosome 9, ASM411807v1, whole genome shotgun sequence genome:
- the LOC114162928 gene encoding uncharacterized protein LOC114162928 produces MGLGTLPLTPSYTSFSPNSGLIHDTVDCSRVNRSIKFRVSAKQEKQEPSKKKQSLFSSVTEALDFSQVRSAEDAQLIEEAREATRSGERMSREQYGALRRKIGGTYKDFFKSYVEVDGAYVEEGWVDKTCKVCKKDTRGEERQVDNFGRYAHVACLEKSKSGNFFTRLFSS; encoded by the exons AAACTCAGGACTTATCCATGACACTGTTGATTGCAGCAGAGTGAACAGAAGCATAAAGTTCAGAGTTTCAGCCAAACAAGAGAAGCAAGAACCCAGTAAGAAAAAGCAATCTTTGTTCAGCAGTGTGACTGAGGCTCTTGATTTTTCCCAAGTGAGATCTGCAGAGGATGCTCAGCTCATAGAAGAGGCCAGAGAAGCCACAAGATCAGGAGAAAGGATGAGCAGAGAACAG TATGGAGCTCTTAGAAGGAAAATTGGTGGCACATACAAGGATTTTTTCAAGTCCTATGTTGAAG TGGATGGAGCATATGTTGAAGAAGGGTGGGTTGACAAAACATGCAAGGTTTGCAAAAAGGACACCAGAGGAGAGGAAAGGCAAGTGGACAACTTTGGAAGATATGCTCATGTTGCATGTTTAGAGAAGTCCAAATCAGGGAACTTTTTTACCAGATTGTTCTCTTCTTAA